The genomic interval CGGCCGCCTCACCGGCGACCACCGCGCCCTCCTCTCGCCCACGCTCCGCCGCGAGCTCGTCCGGCACGTGGACGACTGCCCGCGCTGCCGCCGCGCCGCCGAGCGCGCCGGGGCCGAAGGGCCGTGGCCCGGCAAGGCGGTGACCCCGGCCGCCGTGCTGCCGGTCGTGGAGGCCCCGAGGCCGTCCGCGTACGTGGCCATGCTGCACGCGCAGAAACACCAGAAGAATCGGTCCGCCACACCACGCTTCGACCGCACCGGCTTCCCCATGGACCCCAAGGACCACGCGGCCCGCCGCGACCGGCTGCGCTCCCGGGTCATGACGACGACGGTCGTCGCCACCGTGGTCGCCGCCCCGGTCATCGCCCTGTGGTCCGCCTACCGGGGCGCGCCCCTCACCGGCGAGGGCCGCGACGGCCCGGCGGTCAGCGCCGCCGACAACGGGACCGGTGCGGCCCAGGCCCCCTACGACGACTACGAGAACGCCGGCAACGCCCGCCCGGACGCCGGTTCCCGCTTCACCGGCAAGGACTCCCTGCCCGAGGTCTCCGCGGAGATCATCAGCAAGGGCACCGACCCCTCCCGCGGCCCGGCCGGGCACGGCGAGGGCCGGCTCACCGTGCGGACCAGCACCGCCGGCTCCGCGACCCTGATCACCCTCACCGCTTCGAAGGCCGGACCGGTCTCCTGGTCCGCCGCCACCGACCGGTCCTGGGTGAGCCTGAGCCACACCTCCGGGAGGCTCCCGGCCGGCGGCAGCGTCACGATCCGCGCCCTCGTGGACCACGCGCGGCAGCCCGCGGGGCCCTGGACCGCGCACCTCACCGTCGCCCCCTCGGGCGCGGTCGTCGCCCTGCACGGCTACGGGGCCAAGGCGCCCACCCCCGGCGCCACGCCGCGCGGACTGCACCCGCGCCCGGCCCCGCCGAGGCCGACGCCGCCGGACCCGTCCACCCCGACTCCGGATCCGACCACCCCGACACCGGACCCGACCGACCCGACGCCCACGCCGACGCCCACGGAGCCCGAGACGAGCCCGCCCCCGGACCCGACCGGCTCGTCGGAACCGCCCGCCCCGCCGAAGGGCCCGAGCACCCCGCCCCCCGCGGACTGACGGTGCGACCGGACTACGCCGGGTCCGCCGGGTGCGGGGCCATCGGCAGCAGCGAGGCGAGCCGCTGCTCGCACAGCTCGGTCAGCGTGTCGTACGCTTCCTTGCCCATCAGCTCGATGAGCTCCGGCCGGTACGACACGTACACCGGCTCGCCGGCCCCGTGCGCCGAGGTCGCCGACGTGCACCACCAGTGCAGGTCGTGGCCGCCCGGGCCCCAGCCCCGCCGGTCGTACTCACCGATCGACACCTGGAGCACCCGCGTGTCGTCGGGCCGGTCGATCCACTCGTACGTACGCCGTACGGGCAGCTGCCAGCACACGTCCGGCTTGGTCTCCAGCGGCTCCCGGCCCTCCCGCAGCGCCAGGATGTGCAGCGAGCAGCCCGCCCCTGCCGGGAAGCCCGGCCGGTTCTGGAAGATGCACGAGCCCTGCCAGCGCCGCGTCTGGCGCTCCCCGTCGTCGTCGGTCTGCGTCCAGCCCGTCTCCGTACCCACGTCGTGGAACTGCCACAGCTCGGGAGTGAGGCGCGCGACATGACCGGCCACCCGCTTCTCGTCGTCCTCGTCCGAGAAATGCGCGCCCAGCGTGCAGCAGCCGTCGTCCGCGCGGCCCGCCTGGATGCCCTGGCAGCCGCTGCCGAAGATGCACGTCCACCGGGACGTCAGCCAGGTCAGATCGCAGCGGAAGACCTGCTCGTCGTCGGCGGGGTCGGGGAACTCCACCCAGGCGCGCGCGAAGTCCAGCTCCGTCTCGTCGGAAGGATCCGGCTCCGCCGCCGGCGTGTGCATCTCCACCTTCTCGACATGCTTGATGTCCTGCGGGGTCTCCGCCTCGATGTCCCGCTTCTTCGTGGCTTTGCCCGGCTTCGCCTTTTTCGTCTTTGGCACGGGCCCAGAGTAAGTGCCCCGCCCGCAGTAGCGTGCCCTGCATGAGACTCGGAGTCCTCGACGTGGGGTCGAACACGGTTCATCTGCTGGTGGTGGACGCCCACCCCGGCGCCCGCCCGCTGCCCGCGCACTCGCACAAGGCCGAGCTGCGCCTCGCCGAACTCCTCGACGAGGACGGCGCGATCGGCCCGCTCGGCGTGGACCGGCTGGTCGGGACCATCGCGGGCGCGCTCGAAGCCGCCGAGGACAAGGGCTGCGAGGACGTCCTCGCCTTCGCCACCTCCGCGGTACGCGACGCGAGCAACGCCGACCAGGTGCTGGAGCGGGTACGGGAGGAGACCGGCGTCGACCTCGCGGTCCTCAGCGGTACGGAGGAGGCGCGGCTCACCTTCCTCGCCGCCCGCCGCTGGTACGGCTGGTCCGCGGGCAAGCTGCTGGTCCTCGACATCGGCGGCGGCTCGCTGGAGATCGCGTACGGCATGGACGAGGAACCGGCCGCCGCCGTCTCGCTGCCCCTGGGCGCCGGGCGTCTCACCGCGGGCTGGCTGCCGGGCGACCCGCCGGACCCGGCCGCGGTCAAGGCGCTGCGCCGGCACGTACGGGCGCGCATCGCCCGCAGCGTCGGCGACTTCACGCGGATCGGCCGCCCGGACCATGTCGTGGCCACCTCCAAGACGTTCAAGCAGCTCGCCAGGATCGCGGGCGCGGCGCGCTCCGCCGAGGGCCAGTACGTGCCGCGCACCCTCAGCCGCAAGGCGCTGGAGGAGTGGGTGCCGAAGCTGGCCGCGATGACCACCGAGGAGCGCGGGACCCTGCCCGGCGTCTCCGAGGGCCGGGCCGCGCAGCTGCTGGCCGGGGCGCTGGTCGCGGAGGGCGCGATGGACCTGCTCGACGTGGACGAGCTGGAGATCTGCCCGTGGGCGCTGCGCGAGGGCGTGATCCTGCGCCGCCTGGACCACCTGCCGTCGGACGGGGAAGCGTCGCTCGACTGAGGGCCGTGCGGCTCTTGTCACTTTCCGCCGCTCTCCCTCGGCGGGGCGCGGCACTGCCCGTACGCTGTCTGCGTGGCAGAACCAGTGGTGCGCGTCCCGGATGCGAAGGTCGCCCTGTCGACGGCCTCGGTCTATCCGGAGTCGACGGCGACGGCCTTCGAGATCGCCGCGCGCCTCGGCTACGACGGCGTCGAGGTCATGGTCTGGACCGACCCGGTCAGCCAGGACATCGAGGCGCTGCGCCGGCTCTCCGACTACCACCAGGTGCCGATACTCGCCGTCCACGCGCCGTGTCTGCTGATCACCCAGCGGGTCTGGTCGACCGATCCGTGGGTCAAGCTCCAGCGGGCCCGCGCCGCCGCCGAGAAGCTGGGCGCGTCGACGGTCGTCGTGCACCCCCCGTTCCGGTGGCAGCGCAATTACGCCCGCGACTTCGTGAGCGGAATCTGGCGGATGGCCGACGAGACGGACGTCCGCTTCGCCGTCGAGAACATGTACCCGTGGCGCTACCGGGACCGCGAGATGCTCGCGTACGCCCCCGACTGGGACGTCACCAACGACGACTACCGGCACTTCACGGTGGACCTGTCGCACACCGCCACCGCGCGCACGGACGGCCTGGCGATGGTGGACCGGATGGCCGACCGGCTGGCCCACGTCCACCTGGCCGACGGCAAGGGCTCGAACAAGGACGAGCACCTGGTGCCCGGCCGGGGCGACCAGCCCTGCGCGCAACTGCTCGAACGGCTGGCCGGTTCCGGCTTCGACGGGCATGTGGTCATCGAGGTCAACACCCGCCGCGCGATGTCCACCGCCGAACGCGAGGCCGACCTCGCGGAGGCGCTGGCCTTCACCCGGCTCCACCTCGCCGCGTCCGCCGAGCGCGCGCCGCGCTCATGACCCCGGACGCACCGGCCCCCAGGCGCCGGGGCCGCCCCGCCCGCGCCGCGTCGGACACCGGCCCGGACGCGCGCACCCGCATCCTGGAGGCCGCCCGCACGGAGTTCGCCGAGCGCGGGTACGACAAGACCTCGGTCCGGGGCATCGCGCGTGCGGCCGGCGTCGACTCCGCGCTGGTCCACCACTACTTCGGTACGAAGGACGAGGTCTTCGCCGCCGCGATCGAGCTGTCCTTCGAGCCCGCCCTGCTCGTCCCGGCCGTCCTCGAAGGCGGCACCGATGACGTGGGCGAACGCCTGGCCCGCGCCTTCATCGGCATCTGGGAGAACCCGACGACCCGGGCCCCCCTCCTCGCGGTCCTCCGCTCCGCCCTCACCCACGAGGCCGCCGCGAAGGTCCTCCGAAGCTTCGTCCTGCGCCGCCTGCTGGAGCGGGTGGCGGCGAGCCTGGACATCCCGGACGCGACGTTCCGGGCGGAGCTGGCGGCTTCGCACATGGTGGGGATCGCGATCGTGCGGTACGTGTTGCGGGCCGAGCCGTTGGCGTCCGCGCCGCCGGAGAAGATCGTGGCGATGGTGGCCCCGACGCTCCAGCGGTATCTGACGGAGCCGTCCGCGTAAGGGTGCGGCACCGTTGTCGGGGGCGCTGCCCCCGAACCCCCGCTGCTCAATCGCCGCAGGGGCTTGATTTCGCCGCTGCCGCCTTCCACCCGCGGCGGAAAACCCAGCCCGGGGCGAAACCTAGCCCCGCCGGCGTTTGAGGCGCGGGGCCCGGGGCGGAGCCCCGAAACTCAGCCCCCCGCCCCCACTCGCTTCCGCATATCGGACACCCGGTCCACATCCTGGCACCAACGGCGTACGCTCGAGAACAGTCTTCAACGCAGAAGGAGCGACAAGACGATGCCCACGCTGAGGTCCCGCACAGTCACCCACGGCCGCAACATGGCGGGCGCCCGCGCCCTTATGCGCGCCTCCGGGGTACCCGGCGCGGACATCGGCCGGAAGCCGATCATCGCCGTCGCCAACAGCTTCACGGAGTTCGTGCCGGGCCACACGCACCTGGCCCCCGTCGGCCGGATCGTCAGCGAGGCGGTCGTCGCCGCCGGCGGCATCCCGCGCGAGTTCAACACGATCGCCGTGGACGACGGCATCGCCATGGGCCACGGCGGCATGCTCTACAGCCTCCCCTCCCGCGACCTCATCGCGGACAGCGTGGAGTACATGGTCGAGGCGCACTGCGCCGACGCGCTGATCTGCATCTCCAACTGCGACAAGATCACCCCGGGCATGCTCAACGCGGCCCTGCGCCTCAACATCCCGACCGTCTTCGTCTCCGGCGGCCCGATGGAGTCGGGCCGCGCCACGCTGGTCGACGGCACGGTCCGCACGCTCGACCTGGTCGACGCGATGTCGGAGGCGGTCAACGACAAGATCTCCGACGAGGACATCCTCCGCATCGAGGAGAACGCCTGTCCCACCTGCGGATCCTGTTCCGGCATGTTCACCGCCAACTCGATGAACTGCCTGACCGAGGCCATCGGCCTCTCCCTCCCCGGCAACGGCTCCGTCCTGGCCACCCACACCGCACGCAAGGCGCTCTACGAGAACGCCGCCCGCACGGTGCTGGACCTGACCCGCCGCTACTACGAGCAGGACGACGAATCGGTCCTGCCCCGCAACATCGCCACGGCCGCCGCCTTCGGCAACGCCATGGCGCTCGACATCGCGATGGGCGGCTCCACCAACACGATCCTGCACCTCCTGGCCGCCGCCCAGGAGGCGGGCGTCGACTACGGCCTGACCGAGATGGACGCCCTGTCGCGCCGCGTCCCGTGCCTGGCCAAGGTCGCCCCGAACGTCGCCAAGGACCGCACGTACTACATGGAGGACGTGCACCGCGCCGGCGGCATCCCGGCCCTCCTCGGCGAGCTGCACCGCGCGGGCCTGCTCAACGAGGACGTGCACTCCGTGCACAGCCCCTCGCTGGACGACTGGCTGAAGACCTGGGACGTGCGCGGCGGCTCCCCGGCGCCGGAGGCCGTCGAGCTGTGGCACGCCGCTCCCGGCTGCGTGCGCTCGGCGGAGGCGTTCTCCCAGTCCGAGCGCTGGGACACCCTGGACCAGGACGCCGAGGGCGGCTGCATCCGCTCCGTGGAGCACGCCTACTCCAAGGACGGCGGCCTCGCGGTCCTGCGCGGCAATCTGGCCGTGGACGGCTGCGTCGTGAAGACGGCGGGTGTGGACGAGTCCATCTGGACCTTCGAGGGCCCGGCCGTCGTCTGCGAGTCGCAGGAGGAGGCCGTCCAGAAGATCCTCACCCAGCAGGTCAACGAGGGCGACGTCGTCGTCATCCGCTACGAGGGCCCCAAGGGCGGCCCCGGCATGCAGGAGATGCTCTACCCGACCTCGTATCTGAAGGGCCGCGGCCTCGGCAAGACCTGCGCCCTGATCACGGACGGCCGGTTCTCCGGCGGCACGTCGGGCCTGTCCATCGGCCACGCCTCGCCCGAGGCGGCCTCCGGCGGCGCGATCGCGCTCGTCGAGGACGGCGACCGCATCCGGATCGACATCCCGAACCGCTCGATCGACCTCCTGGTTTCCGACGAGGAGCTGGCCACCCGCCGCGAGGCCCTGAACGGCGTGTACGCCCCGAAGAACCGCGACCGCAAGGTCTCGGCCGCCCTCCGCGCGTACGCCGCGATGGCGACCAGCGCCGACCGCGGCGCCGTCCGCGACGTCTCGAAGCTGGGCTGACCCGGCCGTGCGGCCCCCGCCCGGGGGCCGCACGACCCGCCACGGGGCTCGCCCCCCACCCCGTCCGGGAGCCGGGGAACACCCTCGACCGACGGCCCGGTCCACCCCCTCGCGCCCGCACCGCCGACGCAGTCGGCCCTGCGGGATAATCGACCCCGTGAGCGAGAACAGCGCGACCCCCGAAGGCGCGGCCCCCGGCCCGTCCGAGCCCGCGACCCCGCAGGGCCCGCAGCCCGAGCCCCTCCGCTTCTTCGGCACCACCTGGGTCGCCCACGACGGCCACTACGGACTGCGCCGCGCCGGAGCCGCCGTCGGCTCGCTCCTCGCGGCCGCCGCCGCCTGTTTCGTCCTGCGCTTCGCGTACCAGGGCCTGGAGATCGCCGACGTCGGCGGCTTCGTCGGCGTGCTGGTGGTCGCGATGTTCGCCATCTGCAGCGCGGTCGCCTTCCGCAAGACCTGGGAGGGCTTCAGCCGCCGCCCCGCCGACCCGGCGCGCGAGGAGAGCCTGCGCGGCCTGAAGGCCATCGGCTTCATCGGCTCGCTGCTCGCCTACTTCTTCCGTACGTTCACCGAGGCGCCCGGCGAGAAGCTGCGGCGTACGGAGTACGAGGAGGCCGTCGCCCGGTACGCGAAGCGCCGCGCCTCCCGCACCGGCAACCCGGCCGCCCGCAAGAAGAAGGGCCGCCGCGGCTGACGCGCCCCTGCGGCCACCGGGCACGATGGCCGCATGACCACGACACACTCACCGGGCGCCGTCCCGGGCCCCTCGCGCGCCCTCTCCTTCGACCGGGCCGCCGCCCAGTACGCCGCCGCCCGCCCCAGCTACCCGGACACGCTGTTCGACGCCGTCGAGGACATCGCCGGCCGCCCCCTGCGCGGCGCCCGCGCCCTGGACGTGGGCGCCGGCACCGGCATCTCGACCCGCCGCCTCCTGGACCGGGGCGCCCGCGTCGTCGCCGTCGAACCCGGGCCCGGCATGGCCGCCCAGCTGCGCCGGGACCTCCCGGACGCCCCGCTCGTACGGGGCGACGGCAACCGGCTCCCCTTCGCGACCGCCTCGGCCGACCTGATCACGTACGCCCAGTCCTGGCACTGGACCGACCACGTCCGCGCGGCCGCCGAGGTCCGGCGCGTCCTGCGGCCGGGCGGCACGCTCGCCCTCTGGTGGAACGTCTCCGACCGCACGGTTCCGTGGATCGGCGCCCAGGAGGAACGGCTCCTGCGGTTCTTCGGCGTCGGGCCGGAGGAGCTGGGCCGCGGTGCCCACGGCTCGGCCGACCAGGACCGCGGCCTGCCGCCGGACCTCGACTTCACGTACCGCCGCGTCCCGTGGACCCGGCGCATCCCCCTCGCCACCCACCTCGACAACCTCGGCAGCCACTCCGCGTTCCTGACCATCGACGACGAGGCGGCCCGGGGCTTCCTCGCCGAGGAGCGGGACCGCCTCCTGGCGGAGTTCCCGGACGGCACGGTGGAGGAGGCGTACGTCGTGGAGCTGCACGCCGCCAGGCGCTGAGCCCTCGGCCCGCCCCGCCCCTTGACGGCGACGCTCCGCCGGAGCCAATATTCATCACATGATGAATTCTTCGGGCGTCGCCGTCGAGGCCCGTGGCCTCACCGTCCAACGAGGCAGCCGCACGGTCCTCAAGGGCCTCGACTTCACCGTCGAACCCGGCAGGATCACCGGCCTCCTCGGCCCCTCCGGCTGCGGCAAATCCACTCTCATGCGCGCCGTCGTGGGCACCCAGGCCAAGGTCACCGGCACCCTCCAGGTCCTCGGGAGCCCCGCAGGACACCCCTCCCTCCGCCCCCGCGTCGGGTACGTCACCCAGGCGCCCTCCGTCTTCACCGACCTCACCGTCCGCCAGAACCTCGACTACTTCGCGGCGATCCTCCAGCCCGGCCGCGCCCACCGCGACGCCCGCCACGAGGCCGTCACGCGCGCGCTCACCGAGGTGGACCTGACCAGCCACGAGGACGCCCTCGCCGGCAACCTCTCCGGCGGCCAGCGCACCCGCGTCTCGCTCGCCGTCGCCCTCCTCGGCACCCCGGACCTGCTCGTCCTGGACGAACCGACCGTCGGCCTCGACCCGGTCCTGCGCCGCGACCTGTGGCAGCTCTTCCACACCCTCGCCGCCGAACGCTCCACCGCGCTCCTCATCTCCTCCCACGTCATGGACGAGGCCGAGCGCTGCCACCGCCTCCTCCTCATGCGCGAGGGCGAGATCCTCGCCGACGACACCCCGGACGCCCTGCGCACCGCCGCCGGCACCGACACCGTCGAAGAGGCCTTCCTCCACCTGGTCGATGCAGCCCGCAAGGAGAACGCCCGATGAGCAGCACGACAGCCCCCCTGACCCCGGCCCGCACCCTCGCCACCGCCGCCCGCGTCCTGCGCCAGCTGGCCCACGACCCCCGTACGGTCGCGCTGCTCCTGCTGATCCCGGTCCTCCTGATCACGCTGCTGCGCTACGTCTTCGACGGCAGCCCGCAGACCTTCGACTCGATCGGCGCCTCGCTGCTCGGGATCTTCCCGCTGATCACGATGTTCCTGGTGACCTCGATCGCCACCCTGCGCGAACGCACCTCCGGCACCCTGGAGCGCCTGCTCTCGATGCCGCTCGGCAAGGGCGACCTCATCGCGGGTTACGCGCTCGCCTTCGGCGCCGTCGCCGTCCTCCAGTCGCTCCTGGCCACCGGCCTGTCGGTGTGGGCCCTCGGCCTGGACGTCATGGGGTCGCCGTGGCTGCTGCTCCTGGTCGCCCTGCTCGACGCGCTGCTCGGCACGGCACTCGGCCTGTTCGTCTCGGCGTTCGCGGCCTCCGAGTTCCAGGCCGTGCAGTTCATGCCGGCGGTGATCTTCCCGCAGCTGCTCCTCTGCGGCCTCTTCATCCCGCGCAACCAGATGGCGCCGTTCCTCGAAGCCGTCTCGGACGTGCTGCCGATGTCGTACGCCGTGGACGGGATGAACGAGGTGCTCCACCACACCGAGATCACCGGCGACTTCGTCCGCGACATCCTCATCGTGGCGGGCTGCGCCCTGCTCGTCCTGGCCCTCGGCGCGGCCACCCTCCGCCGCCGCACCGCCTGAAGGGGCGGTGCGAAGATGGCGCCGACGAGCACTGAGCACCGCGCACATCGAGCACCGCCCGGAGGGTGAACGGCATGACCCAGACAGTTGCAGTCCTCGGTACCGGCAAGATCGGCGAGGCCCTGCTCAGCGGGATGATCCGGGCCGGCTGGCGCCCGTCGAACCTGCTGGTCACCACCCGCCGCTCGGACCGGGCCGCCGAACTCCGGGACCGCTACGGCGTGGACGCGGTCACCAACGCGGAGGCCGCCGAGAAGGCCGACATCCTGATCCTCGCGGTCAAGCCGCAGGACATGGGCCGCCTCCTGGACGAGCTGGCCCCGCACCTGACCGCGGACCGCCTGGTCATCAGCGCGGCGGCCGGCATCACGACCGCCTTCATCGAGGACCGCCTCGCCGCCGGCACCCCGGTCGTCCGCGTCATGCCGAACACCCCGGTCCTGGTGGACGAGGGCATGTCCGTCATCTCGGGGGGCAGCCACGCCACGGGCGACCACCTCGCCTCGACGGACGCCATCTTCAAGGGAGTCGGCAAGACCCTGCGCGTCCCGGAGTCCCAGCAGGACGCGGCCACCGCCCTGTCGGGCTCGGGCCCGGCGTACTTCTACTTCCTGGTCGAGGCGATGACGGACGCCGGCATCCTGCTCGGCCTGCCGCGCGCCCAGGCCCATGACCTCATCGTCCAGGCCGCGATCGGCGCCGCCGTGATGCTCCGG from Streptomyces drozdowiczii carries:
- a CDS encoding Ppx/GppA phosphatase family protein gives rise to the protein MRLGVLDVGSNTVHLLVVDAHPGARPLPAHSHKAELRLAELLDEDGAIGPLGVDRLVGTIAGALEAAEDKGCEDVLAFATSAVRDASNADQVLERVREETGVDLAVLSGTEEARLTFLAARRWYGWSAGKLLVLDIGGGSLEIAYGMDEEPAAAVSLPLGAGRLTAGWLPGDPPDPAAVKALRRHVRARIARSVGDFTRIGRPDHVVATSKTFKQLARIAGAARSAEGQYVPRTLSRKALEEWVPKLAAMTTEERGTLPGVSEGRAAQLLAGALVAEGAMDLLDVDELEICPWALREGVILRRLDHLPSDGEASLD
- a CDS encoding sugar phosphate isomerase/epimerase family protein, whose protein sequence is MAEPVVRVPDAKVALSTASVYPESTATAFEIAARLGYDGVEVMVWTDPVSQDIEALRRLSDYHQVPILAVHAPCLLITQRVWSTDPWVKLQRARAAAEKLGASTVVVHPPFRWQRNYARDFVSGIWRMADETDVRFAVENMYPWRYRDREMLAYAPDWDVTNDDYRHFTVDLSHTATARTDGLAMVDRMADRLAHVHLADGKGSNKDEHLVPGRGDQPCAQLLERLAGSGFDGHVVIEVNTRRAMSTAEREADLAEALAFTRLHLAASAERAPRS
- a CDS encoding TetR family transcriptional regulator, which encodes MTPDAPAPRRRGRPARAASDTGPDARTRILEAARTEFAERGYDKTSVRGIARAAGVDSALVHHYFGTKDEVFAAAIELSFEPALLVPAVLEGGTDDVGERLARAFIGIWENPTTRAPLLAVLRSALTHEAAAKVLRSFVLRRLLERVAASLDIPDATFRAELAASHMVGIAIVRYVLRAEPLASAPPEKIVAMVAPTLQRYLTEPSA
- the ilvD gene encoding dihydroxy-acid dehydratase, producing the protein MPTLRSRTVTHGRNMAGARALMRASGVPGADIGRKPIIAVANSFTEFVPGHTHLAPVGRIVSEAVVAAGGIPREFNTIAVDDGIAMGHGGMLYSLPSRDLIADSVEYMVEAHCADALICISNCDKITPGMLNAALRLNIPTVFVSGGPMESGRATLVDGTVRTLDLVDAMSEAVNDKISDEDILRIEENACPTCGSCSGMFTANSMNCLTEAIGLSLPGNGSVLATHTARKALYENAARTVLDLTRRYYEQDDESVLPRNIATAAAFGNAMALDIAMGGSTNTILHLLAAAQEAGVDYGLTEMDALSRRVPCLAKVAPNVAKDRTYYMEDVHRAGGIPALLGELHRAGLLNEDVHSVHSPSLDDWLKTWDVRGGSPAPEAVELWHAAPGCVRSAEAFSQSERWDTLDQDAEGGCIRSVEHAYSKDGGLAVLRGNLAVDGCVVKTAGVDESIWTFEGPAVVCESQEEAVQKILTQQVNEGDVVVIRYEGPKGGPGMQEMLYPTSYLKGRGLGKTCALITDGRFSGGTSGLSIGHASPEAASGGAIALVEDGDRIRIDIPNRSIDLLVSDEELATRREALNGVYAPKNRDRKVSAALRAYAAMATSADRGAVRDVSKLG
- a CDS encoding class I SAM-dependent methyltransferase, yielding MTTTHSPGAVPGPSRALSFDRAAAQYAAARPSYPDTLFDAVEDIAGRPLRGARALDVGAGTGISTRRLLDRGARVVAVEPGPGMAAQLRRDLPDAPLVRGDGNRLPFATASADLITYAQSWHWTDHVRAAAEVRRVLRPGGTLALWWNVSDRTVPWIGAQEERLLRFFGVGPEELGRGAHGSADQDRGLPPDLDFTYRRVPWTRRIPLATHLDNLGSHSAFLTIDDEAARGFLAEERDRLLAEFPDGTVEEAYVVELHAARR
- a CDS encoding ABC transporter ATP-binding protein; this encodes MMNSSGVAVEARGLTVQRGSRTVLKGLDFTVEPGRITGLLGPSGCGKSTLMRAVVGTQAKVTGTLQVLGSPAGHPSLRPRVGYVTQAPSVFTDLTVRQNLDYFAAILQPGRAHRDARHEAVTRALTEVDLTSHEDALAGNLSGGQRTRVSLAVALLGTPDLLVLDEPTVGLDPVLRRDLWQLFHTLAAERSTALLISSHVMDEAERCHRLLLMREGEILADDTPDALRTAAGTDTVEEAFLHLVDAARKENAR
- a CDS encoding ABC transporter permease; its protein translation is MSSTTAPLTPARTLATAARVLRQLAHDPRTVALLLLIPVLLITLLRYVFDGSPQTFDSIGASLLGIFPLITMFLVTSIATLRERTSGTLERLLSMPLGKGDLIAGYALAFGAVAVLQSLLATGLSVWALGLDVMGSPWLLLLVALLDALLGTALGLFVSAFAASEFQAVQFMPAVIFPQLLLCGLFIPRNQMAPFLEAVSDVLPMSYAVDGMNEVLHHTEITGDFVRDILIVAGCALLVLALGAATLRRRTA
- the proC gene encoding pyrroline-5-carboxylate reductase, coding for MTQTVAVLGTGKIGEALLSGMIRAGWRPSNLLVTTRRSDRAAELRDRYGVDAVTNAEAAEKADILILAVKPQDMGRLLDELAPHLTADRLVISAAAGITTAFIEDRLAAGTPVVRVMPNTPVLVDEGMSVISGGSHATGDHLASTDAIFKGVGKTLRVPESQQDAATALSGSGPAYFYFLVEAMTDAGILLGLPRAQAHDLIVQAAIGAAVMLRDSGEHPVKLREAVTSPAGTTISAIRELENHGVRAALIAALEAARDRSRALASGNG